Part of the Bacillus sp. N1-1 genome, CGGTTGAAAGTCGTTCAATTGAACTAGCAATGATGAGTGACTTTCCATCTGCGAGAAGAGCATCATGTATCGTATCATCGGAAAAGATAAGAACCGCTTTCGCATTCATAATATCAGCTTTGTTAAGTGTTGCTTCTTCTGCAGCATCACCTTGTATATAGTGAATATTCTCTTCGATTAATGGAGCTTTTTCTAATTTGTCAATAATGACAATCTCGCACTGATCAGAATCCATAATTTCCGAGACCGCGTAAGCAGCTTTTTGCGACCACCCAATAATGACGATATGATTGTAACCTTGATAGGGCATTTTGCCTTCCTCCTTTCGCTTTTTAATCTCTGAAAACCCATCAACAAACTTTCCAATAACAACACCAATTAAGCCAATACCGACAATATAAAGAAACATCGCATACATTCTTCCGGCAATCGTGATCGGGAAGTAATCTCCATACCCTACTGTCGTTACCGTTGTCATCACCCACCAGAGAGAATCAAATAGAGATGGAAACGTCTCTGGTTCAATGAGCCGCATGATTACTGTACTAGCGACTACTAGAATGAAAGCCACAGCTAGCATAAATCGATTGTTTAATTTAATGGCATTTTTTAGAAAGATCCGAAAAAGCACGTAAATCTCCCTCCTCTCATCGTAATCGTACTTTAAGAATAGCAAAGGAATGTTCGTTAAGGAAGATTAAGCCAAACGAAATGAAATTTTTTGCCGAAATAACAGAATTATTGTAAAATAAACTTTAAAGAGGGGGTGTAAGTTGGCCCAAAAGAGGGAAATGGCAGTAGGAGTGGAATTAAATTATAATGCCAATCAATCGCTTATCTTATGAAAGTGGTACGACCTATTCGTCAATACACCAAGTTGGGGAACCCAACACATCCAGAAATCACTTCCAGTCTTAATCGGAGCAAATAGCCAAACTTTCATGAAAAATCGAAGGAAGATGTAGAAATTAAGTATATCTTAACGTTTCCTTCATATGGTTTTAATAGTTACGTTTTATGCTAGGGATAAGGCATTGATTACATGTTAGGGAGTGGTTCTTTGAGTATTACTTCAACTGATCGTATGATGACCCGTATCAAGTCCATCTATTTATTTATTAGCAAGCATGGTACTGTCAGCACAAATGAGTTAGTTGAAGAGTTTGGGATTACCCAGCGAACAGTTCAAAGAGATTTAAATGTACTGGCCTACAATGAATTAGTCAAAAGCCCAAACCGAGGATTCTGGACAACAACAAGCAAGAGAGTTAAAGTTGGATAATGTAAATAATATGCTACACCGGGCTTCTCGTCGATACACTGTGACGAAAGCCTTTATTTAGTTTAAAAAAGCCCCGCTTTGATAAAGCAGGGCTTTTCTAATGTTACGCTTTTTTTATTCTATGTTGATCGTCTGTAGGTACAATAATTTTATCGTGCTGATACTTCACTGTTTCATCCACTTTTAAGAATGGATGATCACTGGAAAGAAAATTGGATAAAAAGCCTTCTGAAAGCTCAAATCCCTTGATCCTACCACTTTTGTCAATTACAATTTCTTTCACCTTGCCAAGTTCTTCTCCGCTTTCTGTTAAAACTTGAGCTTTATTTAACGATTTATAAGAACATTGATCAGCTAAAACAGTCGCTTGAATTTCATCCTGACTTTCACGAAGCGAATAGACATCATTTTGCCAGGATAATTGACTAAATGAAACAATCATTGTTTCATTTGCATCTCGTTCTTTACGATCATCGTCTGTGACTGGATAATTATCAGGTGTAAATTGTCCTCCTGAAGCTTGAATAGAGTGAAGCATTTCATCTGCGTGATGATCAGGAATGGCATCTTTCTCGTTGGATATCTCTTTTTTCTCAACCTCAACATATGTTGCTTGCCGAAGCGTCTGATCAAAGTAAACTTGTTTCACAATCAATTCAGCAGATGATTCATTTTTAAACTTATGACCTTGAATTTCTTTTCCAACCTTAATCATTAAAAAATCCTCTCCTTCACAACTAACTACTTATGCTATTCCCCAAGTCAGTCGTAAGGAAACAACCCATTACTTCTGTAGAATGGTTACCTCTTCCTCAGTTAACTCTCTGTATTCCCCAGGTTCCAAGTCACGATCAAGATGAATATCTCCCATCTGAATGCGCTTCAAATAAACGACTTTCTTGCCTACCGCTTCAAACATACGCTTTACTTGATGAAATTTCCCTTCATGAATTGTAAGCTCAATTTCGGATTCTTCAGCAGCACTTAAAATCGTTAACTCTCCAGGCTTTGTTTCATATCCATCATCAAGAGTGACGCCTTTTTCAAAAGCACGAACATCTTCTTCTGATACAACACCGCTAATTTTGGCATAATAAGTTTTCGGAACATGGTGTTTTGGTGACGTTAAATGATGAGCTAGTTTACCATCATTCGTGATGATTAATAATCCTTCGGTATCTTTATCTAATCGCCCTACTGGAAATGGTTCGAAAACTTGATCCTCAGGAATGAGTATGTCAATGACAGTTTCTTCTTCATCTTCCGTTGCTGAAATGACCCCAGCCGGTTTGTTCATCATAAGGTAAATGAATTCCCGATATTCTACGGTTTCTTCATAAACTGTTACGTGATTTTCTTCAGGATCGATATGTTGCTTCGCATCCTTAATCACCTCTTCATCAACACGAACCACGCCTGTTTTCAAAAGTTTTTTTACTTCTTTCCTCGTGCCGTAGCCCATATTCGCTAATAATTTATCTAAACGCATTTCAACCTCTCCTTTTCCATATTTTTTCCACTATTTATTTGTTTTTTTAGCATACTTTTTGGTTAGTAAGGGTATGTAAACGATAAATGCCAAAATGCACGTTTGGAGTGAATCGTATGACTGTGAAAGTTGGACTTTTAGCAACAGCACGCAAAAAAAGTAATAAATCTGCACCTGTGACGGAATTTTACCAAAGTCCTTTATTTCAAAAAACGTTAGAATACGCATCTCAGCATTATGACCGCATGTATTTCTATAATGCCAAAGATGGACTTTTATTACCAGAAGACATCATGGACCCCTATGACGTCTCAATTAAAACATTCTCCCATCATCAACGAGAAGAATGGGCTCAAAAAGTTATTGAGCAATTCTCTCAACATGAGACTTCTACGGATATTCTCGTGTGTTTACACGGTGGCTCCGTTTATCGAAAACACCTTGAGCCTCAGCTTAACCGATTCAACTATGTGTATGAAGTGCCATTAAAAGGACTTGGGATCGGAGAGCAACTCAGTTGGTATCAGAAAAACTCAGTATAACACGGGACACATGCCCAGCAACACTGCCCAGCCTTTACATACACTATCAAGTACCTATAAAAGGAGGCGTTGTGTATGTATGATTATGATCGGCAGCAAGGGCAGCAGTTTCAAATGTACCCTGGCTTTCCAGGTTATCCAGGACAGCCAGGATATCCCGGCCAACCAGGATATCCTGGAAATATCGAACAACAGCTCAGACAGATTGAGCGCCAGCTACGACGACAGGATCGGAGAATTACAAGAATTGAGAGACAGATCGGGATACGTGATGAGGACTACGGCTATTAGCCTTATCGATTATTCCACTCATAAAAAATGAAGGCCTCAAGGGGCCTTCATTTTTTAACGTCTTTTTAGAAATGAGAATCGTTCACCTAAAATTAATCCCGCTAGATTGGAACGATACGATAGCCATAGAAATACAATTCCTCCCACCGTAACGCCAATTAGTAAATTGATGATCGAATACAACATGCTTCCGCCTTCACTTGTCGAAAGGTATAAATCAGGCATAACCGATTCCAATGGAAGAATGGCTAATTTGGAAGCAGCTGCCATGATTACGACGAAAATTCCAATAAGGAGTAACCTTCTTGAGAGGAATCCAAACTCGTAATCTGTATATTTCTTAATTACAGCGATTGTAATAATAACCGACGTTAGTAAACCAATATTTGTCGCAAGAATAGATCCTTTCCCCTCAAACATTGTGACAAAGGGATAAGTTAGTCCAGCTTTAAGGACAAGACCAGCGAGTAAACTATAGACGGCAAACTTCTGTTTATTAATTCCCTGTAAAATCGCAGCTGTTACAGAAAAGAGGGCAAATAATATAGCCGTAGGCGCATACCACATTAATAACCAGCTACCAAGATCTTGATTTACCGTCGGATAAAGAACTCTAAAAATCGGTTCAGATAAAACGGCTAACCCTATTGCAGCCGGAGTCGTCAAGAATAATAAAATTTGGAACGTTTGCGTTAGCTGATTTTGCAATGATCCTTCACGATTAGCTGTAAATGATTTCGTAATAGCTGGTATAATCGTCATTGAAAGAGCAGTAGCAAGTGATACTGGGATCATAATTAACTTATGAGCAAGGCCCGTGATAATCGCAAACACTTCTTCATATGCAGGTTTATCGTAACCAATACTCTTCAATGCTGGATTAATGAGTAACGTATCAATTTGCAAATATAAAGGAATCGCCAAACCGACTACAACAAACGGAAGAGCATACGTAATGATTTCTTTATACATATCTTTTAAGGATACTTCATGATCTACCGTACTTTCAGCAAGGTGTCGATCTAGCGTTGGCTTTCGCTTTCTGTAATACCAGAAAACAACAAGCAATCCGCCAACCGCCCCAACAAATGCACCAAAAGTGGCGTAGGTAGCGGCCGTCGCTTCATCCCCATCCATAAATTTAA contains:
- a CDS encoding potassium channel family protein — encoded protein: MLFRIFLKNAIKLNNRFMLAVAFILVVASTVIMRLIEPETFPSLFDSLWWVMTTVTTVGYGDYFPITIAGRMYAMFLYIVGIGLIGVVIGKFVDGFSEIKKRKEEGKMPYQGYNHIVIIGWSQKAAYAVSEIMDSDQCEIVIIDKLEKAPLIEENIHYIQGDAAEEATLNKADIMNAKAVLIFSDDTIHDALLADGKSLIIASSIERLSTDIHTTVEVMKEEHIKNFTHVQVDEFVLSHEAVSRMAVRSAFTKGISGVYSQLLSRGHGDNLYEIGVQQEWDTYRDAFQSLLQQGATLIADGDRMDINRRLDESIPENAKLFVICDHEVYERIKGVK
- a CDS encoding pseudouridine synthase; the protein is MRLDKLLANMGYGTRKEVKKLLKTGVVRVDEEVIKDAKQHIDPEENHVTVYEETVEYREFIYLMMNKPAGVISATEDEEETVIDILIPEDQVFEPFPVGRLDKDTEGLLIITNDGKLAHHLTSPKHHVPKTYYAKISGVVSEEDVRAFEKGVTLDDGYETKPGELTILSAAEESEIELTIHEGKFHQVKRMFEAVGKKVVYLKRIQMGDIHLDRDLEPGEYRELTEEEVTILQK
- a CDS encoding PRC-barrel domain-containing protein yields the protein MIKVGKEIQGHKFKNESSAELIVKQVYFDQTLRQATYVEVEKKEISNEKDAIPDHHADEMLHSIQASGGQFTPDNYPVTDDDRKERDANETMIVSFSQLSWQNDVYSLRESQDEIQATVLADQCSYKSLNKAQVLTESGEELGKVKEIVIDKSGRIKGFELSEGFLSNFLSSDHPFLKVDETVKYQHDKIIVPTDDQHRIKKA
- a CDS encoding DeoR family transcriptional regulator; its protein translation is MLGSGSLSITSTDRMMTRIKSIYLFISKHGTVSTNELVEEFGITQRTVQRDLNVLAYNELVKSPNRGFWTTTSKRVKVG
- a CDS encoding polysaccharide biosynthesis protein, coding for MSDSNVIRGTMLLSAATLFSRIIGMIYMFPFTALVGTQGVALYQYAYTPYTIMLSLSTVGIPLAVSKFVSKYHTLGDYRTGRRLFKSGLLLMALTGFVAFLALFLLAEPIARIVIDEGKEGNTIADVTLVIRVVSMALLIVPIMSLTRGFFQGLQSMGPTAVSQVVEQIFRIVFILVSSVIIIKFMDGDEATAATYATFGAFVGAVGGLLVVFWYYRKRKPTLDRHLAESTVDHEVSLKDMYKEIITYALPFVVVGLAIPLYLQIDTLLINPALKSIGYDKPAYEEVFAIITGLAHKLIMIPVSLATALSMTIIPAITKSFTANREGSLQNQLTQTFQILLFLTTPAAIGLAVLSEPIFRVLYPTVNQDLGSWLLMWYAPTAILFALFSVTAAILQGINKQKFAVYSLLAGLVLKAGLTYPFVTMFEGKGSILATNIGLLTSVIITIAVIKKYTDYEFGFLSRRLLLIGIFVVIMAAASKLAILPLESVMPDLYLSTSEGGSMLYSIINLLIGVTVGGIVFLWLSYRSNLAGLILGERFSFLKRR
- a CDS encoding DUF6884 domain-containing protein yields the protein MTVKVGLLATARKKSNKSAPVTEFYQSPLFQKTLEYASQHYDRMYFYNAKDGLLLPEDIMDPYDVSIKTFSHHQREEWAQKVIEQFSQHETSTDILVCLHGGSVYRKHLEPQLNRFNYVYEVPLKGLGIGEQLSWYQKNSV